In one Drosophila pseudoobscura strain MV-25-SWS-2005 chromosome X, UCI_Dpse_MV25, whole genome shotgun sequence genomic region, the following are encoded:
- the LOC4815266 gene encoding uncharacterized protein: MRVCQLAVAVGCLHVLLSCSASNHWVLKEDEITQKLDSPFHMREPQNLIAFLEQIRYNEYVERSYLDLLRKREQIVEHLRFSMRFGEDLAEQAKCAMDYYMLEKRMSYLKITPDQLKRINLPEQSDVNQPHGKSSTGTKQRTLEPICSNYHKLSVGPATYDHLESFQPKIMDSAYVEREHDTNIGTATVELTRRFAVDGLQHHPASWKFHTLSSYYWRMRGNAREALPCARLATLLAPPIFKDIPLLSLGTILFRMGRLIDADLILTAAVEHAPKVAENHVVLASALAMKHDFNRSLQHFDEAERLDPSTLPRTQQVRNFISCLENLTKKTSKMYSYVKYMKNEVKEFKKLKFHISQNHERLVQQQLPLGARRFLDSKSSNDDLHRRGQYCSTRTPNGSDEPVLFCDFYSDMQMRLESKDVDIDVLERDLKANTDAVIRQVSTEIRKQFNLEQLKAAKAQMPAKATKST, from the coding sequence ATGCGTGTCTGTCAGCTCGCCGTGGCCGTCGGCTGCCTGCATGTGCTCCTCAGCTGCTCGGCCAGCAATCATTGGGTGCTGAAGGAAGACGAAATTACCCAAAAGCTGGACTCGCCCTTTCACATGCGCGAGCCACAGAACCTAATTGCCTTCCTGGAGCAGATACGCTACAATGAGTACGTTGAGCGCTCCTACCTGGACCTGTTGCGAAAGCGGGAACAGATTGTCGAGCATTTGCGCTTCTCCATGCGTTTCGGGGAAGACCTGGCCGAACAGGCCAAGTGTGCGATGGACTACTACATGCTGGAAAAGCGAATGTCCTATCTGAAGATCACACCAGATCAATTGAAACGCATTAATCTTCCGGAGCAGAGTGACGTGAATCAACCGCACGGAAAGTCTAGTACTGGAACGAAACAACGTACCCTGGAGCCCATCTGCAGCAACTATCATAAGCTGAGTGTTGGCCCGGCCACCTACGACCACCTCGAAAGCTTCCAGCCAAAGATCATGGACTCGGCATATGTGGAGCGGGAGCATGACACCAATATCGGGACCGCTACCGTCGAACTGACGCGACGGTTTGCTGTTGACGGACTGCAGCATCATCCGGCGTCATGGAAATTCCACACGCTCAGCTCCTACTACTGGCGAATGCGGGGCAATGCTCGCGAGGCTCTACCCTGCGCCCGTCTAGCCACATTGCTGGCCCCGCCCATCTTCAAGGACATACCGCTGCTCAGTCTGGGCACAATACTCTTTCGGATGGGTCGCCTGATCGATGCCGATCTAATACTGACCGCTGCCGTCGAGCATGCCCCCAAGGTGGCGGAGAATCATGTGGTTCTCGCCTCAGCGCTGGCCATGAAGCATGACTTTAATCGTTCCCTGCAGCACTTCGATGAGGCCGAACGCCTCGATCCCAGCACCCTGCCTCGAACCCAGCAGGTGCGCAACTTCATCAGCTGTCTGGAGAACCTCACGAAGAAGACCTCAAAGATGTACAGCTACGTAAAGTACATGAAGAACGAGGTAAAGGAGTTCAAGAAGCTCAAGTTTCATATATCCCAGAACCATGAGCGACTcgtacagcagcagctgccgctgggTGCACGGCGCTTTCTCGACTCGAAGTCTAGCAACGATGATCTGCATCGTCGGGGCCAATACTGCAGTACGCGCACCCCAAACGGCTCCGACGAGCCGGTGCTTTTCTGTGATTTCTACTCGGACATGCAGATGCGGCTGGAGAGCAAGGACGTGGACATCGATGTGCTCGAGCGGGATCTGAAGGCCAACACTGATGCGGTCATCCGGCAGGTGTCGACGGAAATACGCAAGCAATTCAATCTCGAACAGCTAAAGGCAGCCAAGGCCCAAATGCCCGCCAAGGCCACAAAATCCACGTAG
- the Usp7 gene encoding ubiquitin carboxyl-terminal hydrolase 7, which yields MEIETEQTIEAMDTQDTQEVEIITSDLHQQQQQQQQQQQQLQNQNQQQNSPPQLPKFKNLIHPQLHAVGGVTQLPNENGNVPPQQLLADSSSSSFTTMDTMTLDDENKEDQFRSETTFSYTVDNVGQLKSQRLSPPVYVRMLPWKIMVIPNDRALGFFLQCNGENDSPTWSCNAIAELRLKCHKAESQPFTRARIKHLFYSKENDYGYSNFITWQELQDSEKSYIHNNSITLEVHVIADAPHGVLWDSKKHTGYVGLKNQGATCYMNSLLQTLYFTNSLRLAVYRIPTEADDSTKSVGLSLQRVFHELQFGDRPVGTKKLTKSFGWETLDSFMQHDVQEFLRVLLDKLESKMKGTCLEGTIPGLFEGKMSSYIKCKNVDYNSTRYETFYDIQLNIKDKKNIYESFQDYVASETLEGDNKYDAGVHGLQEASKGVIFTSFPPVLHLHLMRFQYDPITDSSIKYNDRFEFYEQINLDQYLAEGEKTSADYVLHAVLVHSGDNHGGHYVVFINPKADGRWFKFDDDVVSSCRKQEAIELNYGGMDDEISFHAKCSNAYMLVYIRQSELDRVLGDIPESEISSDLVERLDLEKRIEMARRKERSEANLYVSVHVILEEYFESQQKRRLFDLEKTHQRPFKLKQTQTVDELVEMFVKGFGVSRNRMRIWNMCTAQTQKFLYFDFEAEASRSIEQIPTSQKPWVIFLELASPNTSEPLAPFNPKSDVLLFLKYYDAKNKRLNYIGCTQQPQSRRLIDLCPEVNRKLGFDLDTELTVFDEYGDKKIANLNDPIESVLYLPQDNLQGQILIFEREIIDMKLDLPTVEDYFLDLVYRIEIIFSDKCNPNEPDFVLELSNRYNYDQLTNAVAERLNTDPQKLQFFMCINSYKETAGNAVPYTFKGTVKDLVSYTKQSTPKRIYYQRLSLSIHELDNKKQFKCIWVSNDLKEEKELVLYPNKNDNVKGLLEEAAKKITFLENSRKKLRLMKVSNHKIVAHCKDDTPLDTLLKANDSSITTTQSAQKIYRIEEVPADEMQLVENEYLLPVAHFSKELYNSFGVPFFTKARHGESYGALKQRIQKRLNVPDKEWENYKFTVINTGLTTEVNDNDVINLENFRTSNSGQLPFLGLDHINKSRKRSSLNFSEKAIKIYN from the exons ATGGAAATTGAAACAGAACAAACCATCGAAGCAATGGACACCCAGGATACCCAAGAGGTCGAGATAATCACTAGCGATCttcaccagcagcaacaacaacagcaacaacagcagcagcagctccagaatcaaaaccaacaacagaaTTCGCCCCCACAGCTGCCCAAATTCAAAAATCTAATACACCCACAATTGCACGCAGTCGGTGGAGTCACCCAGCTGCCCAACGAGAACGGCAACGTGCCGCCACAACAGCTGCTGGCCGACAGCAGCTCCTCATCGTTTACCACAATGGACACAATGACGTTGGACGACGAGAACAAGGAGGATCAGTTCCGTTCGGAGACCACATTCTCCTATACGGTGGATAATGTGGGACAATTGAAATCACAGCGTCTGTCGCCGCCAGTGTACGTACGGATGCTGCCATGGAAGATTATGGTCATACCGAACGACCGCGCATTGGGCTTCTTTCTGCAGTGCAACGGGGAGAATGATTCGCCCACCTGGTCGTGCAATGCCATTGCCGAATTGCGTCTCAAGTGCCACAAGGCCGAGTCTCAGCCTTTCACGCGGGCCCGCATCAAGCATTTGTTCTACTCGAAGGAGAACGACTATGGGTATTCGAACTTTATCACTTGGCAGGAGCTGCAGGATTCGGAGAAGAGCTATAtacacaacaacagcatcacCTTGGAGGTGCATGTCATAGCCGATGCCCCGCATGGCGTTCTCTGGGATTCGAAGAAGCACACCGGCTATGTGGGCCTCAAGAATCAGGGGGCCACCTGCTACATGAACTCCCTGCTGCAGACGCTCTACTTTACCAATTCGCTGCGCCTGGCCGTCTATCGCATACCCACAGAGGCCGACGATAGCACCAAATCGGTGGGCCTCTCCCTGCAGCGTGTATTCCACGAGCTGCAGTTCGGCGATCGTCCGGTGGGCACCAAGAAGCTAACCAAATCCTTTGGCTGGGAGACACTCGACTCTTTCATGCAGCACGATGTCCAGGAGTTCCTACGCGTTCTGCTCGACAAGCTCGAGTCGAAAATGAAGGGCACCTGCCTCGAGGGGACCATACCGGGGCTCTTTGAGGGGAAAATGTCATCGTATATCAAATGCAAGAATGTGGACTATAACAGCACACGCTATGAGACCTTCTACGATATCCAGCTAAATATCAAAGACAAAAAGAACATTTACGAATCATTTCAGGACTATGTCGCCTCCGAAACCCTCGAGGGTGACAACAAATACGATGCTGGCGTCCATGGCTTACAG GAGGCCAGCAAGGGCGTCATCTTCACGTCATTCCCGCCCGTTCTGCACTTGCATTTGATGCGTTTCCAATACGATCCCATTACGGACAGCTCGATCAAGTACAACGATCGTTTCGAGTTCTACGAACAAATCAATCTCGATCAATATCTGGCCGAGGGCGAGAAGACATCAGCGGACTATGTCCTTCATGCCGTGCTGGTGCATTCGGGCGACAATCATGGCGGACACTATGTGGTCTTTATCAATCCAAAGGCCGATGGGCGCTGGTTCAAGTTTGATGACGATGTGGTCTCCAGTTGCCGCAAACAGGAGGCCATTGAGCTGAATTATGGCGGCATGGATGATGAGATCTCGTTCCATGCCAAATGCAGCAATGCTTATATGCTGGTGTACATCAGGCAGTCGGAACTGGATCGTGTCCTTGGCGATATACCTGAGAGTGAGATATCCAGTGATCTGGTGGAGCGTCTCGATCTGGAGAAGCGCATCGAGATGGCGCGTCGCAAGGAGCGCAGCGAAGCCAATCTGTATGTGTCGGTGCATGTCATACTCGAGGAGTACTTTGAGAGTCAACAGAAGCGTCGTCTCTTCGACTTGGAGAAGACCCATCAGCGTCCGTTTAAGCTCAAGCAGACCCAGACCGTCGACGAACTGGTCGAAATGTTCGTCAAGGGCTTTGGCGTCTCGCGCAATCGCATGCGCATTTGGAACATGTGCACCGCCCAGACACAAAAGTTTCTCTATTTCGACTTTGAGGCTGAGGCATCGCGCTCCATTGAACAGATACCCACATCACAGAAGCCATGGGTGATCTTCCTCGAGCTTGCCTCCCCGAACACCAGCGAACCGCTGGCGCCCTTCAATCCCAAGTCAGACGTGCTGCTCTTCCTCAAGTATTACGATGCCAAGAACAAGCGTCTCAATTATATTGGATGTACACAGCAGCCGCAGAGCCGACGCCTCATCGATCTGTGTCCGGAGGTTAACCGCAAGCTGGGCTTCGACCTGGACACCGAGCTGACCGTCTTTGATGAGTATGGCGACAAGAAGATCGCCAATCTGAATGATCCCATCGAGAGTGTGCTCTATCTGCCGCAAGACAATCTACAGGGGCAGATACTCATCTTTGAGCGTGAGATTATTGACATGAAACTGGATCTGCCAACGGTGGAGGACTACTTTCTGGATCTGGTCTATCGCATTGAGATTATATTCAGCGACAAGTGTAATCCCAATGAACCGGACTTTGTCTTGGAATTGTCGAATCGTTATAATTACGATCAGCTAACCAATGCGGTGGCCGAGCGCCTCAATACAGATCCGCAGAAGTTGCAGTTCTTTATGTGCATCAACAGCTACAAGGAGACGGCGGGCAATGCAGTGCCCTATACATTCAAG GGAACGGTCAAGGATCTGGTCTCGTACACCAAGCAGAGCACACCGAAGCGCATCTATTATCAGCGTCTTTCGTTGAGCATCCATGAGCTGGACAACAAGAAGCAATTCAAGTGCATTTGGGTGTCCAACGATctgaaggaggagaaggagcttgtACTCTATCCAAACAAGAATGACAACGTTAAGGGGCTGCTGGAGGAGGCGGCCAAGAAGATAACCTTCCTGGAGAATAGCCGCAAGAAGCTGCGTCTGATGAAGGTTAGCAATCATAAGATTGTGGCCCACTGCAAGGACGATACACCGCTGGATACGCTGCTCAAGGCGAATGACTCGTCGATCACCACCACACAGAGTGCACAGAAAATTTATCGCATCGAGGAGGTGCCCGCGGATGAGATGCAGCTGGTCGAGAATGAATATCTCTTGCCGGTTGCTCATTTCAGCAAGGAGTTGTACAACTCGTTTGGCGTACCCTTCTTCACCAAGGCGCGTCACGGGGAGTCCTATGGGGCTCTCAAGCAGCGCATCCAGAAGCGTCTGAATGTCCCCGACAAGGAGTGGGAGAACTACAAGTTCACCGTGATCAATACGGGCCTGACCACCGAGGTGAACGACAACGATGTCATCAATTTGGAGAATTTCCGCACCTCGAATAGCGGACAGTTGCCCTTCCTTGGCCTCGATCACATCAACAAGTCACGCAAGCGCAGTTCGCTGAATTTCTCCGAAAAGGCGATCAAAATTTACAATTAA
- the Tango4 gene encoding pleiotropic regulator 1 yields MEDVQKHSVHTLIFRSLKRTHDLFVSNQGNLPDVDDRLDKQRRSIKAKDTYGSLLDRVATANEPRRTPSGHAVERPLAITDGSTDTANSMLKFNADARRPDTVLSIPGSNSTSLVRASMPNNGNGPGSNGASNLQLIPKKAPTIPKPKWHAPWKLSRVISGHLGWVRCIAVEPGNEWFATGAGDRVIKIWDLASGKLKLSLTGHVSTVRGLAVSTKHPYLFSCGEDRQVKCWDLEYNKVIRHYHGHLSAVYSLALHPTIDVLATSGRDSTARIWDMRTKANVHTLTGHTNTVASVVAQATNPQIITGSHDSTVRLWDLAAGKSVCTLTNHKKSVRSVVLHPSLYMFASASPDNIKQWRCPEGNFVQNISGHTAIVNCMAANNDGVLVSGGDNGTMFFWDWRTGYNFQRFQAPVQPGSMDSEAGIFAMCFDHSGTRLITAEADKTIKVYKEDDEASEETHPVNWRPDLLKRRKF; encoded by the exons ATGGAGGACGTGCAAAAACACAGCGTGCACACGCTTATATTCCGCTCCCTTAAGCGCACACACGATCTATTCGTCTCCAATCAAGGAAACCTGCCAGATGTCGACGACCGACT GGACAAGCAGCGGCGGTCGATCAAGGCCAAAGATACCTATGGCTCCTTGCTTGACAGGGTTGCGACAGCCAATGAGCCCAGAAGGACACCATCAGGACATGCCGTGGAAAGACCACTGGCCATCACAGACGGGAGCACAGACACTGCTAACAGCATGTTGAAATTCAATGCCGATGCGCGTCGCCCCGACACGGTGTTGTCCATACCAGGTAGCAATAGCACATCCCTCGTACGGGCCTCCATGCCCAACAATGGCAATGGACCCGGATCCAATGGCGCCAGCAATCTGCAGCTCATACCAAAGAAGGCACCCACCATACCGAAGCCCAAGTGGCATGCACCCTGGAAACTTTCGCGCGTCATTTCCGGACATTTGGGTTGGGTCCGTTGCATAGCTGTAGAGCCGGGCAACGAGTGGTTCGCCACGGGTGCCGGGGATCGTGTCATCAAAATCTGGGATTTGGCCAGCGGTAAGCTGAAACTCTCGCTCACCGGCCACGTGAGCACCGTGCGGGGATTGGCAGTCAGCACCAAGCATCCGTATCTGTTCAGCTGCGGCGAGGATCGTCAGGTGAAGTGCTGGGATCTGGAGTACAACAAAGTGATTCGACATTACCATGGCCATCTGTCTGCAGTCTACTCGCTGGCCCTCCATCCGACCATCGATGTGCTGGCCACCTCTGGGCGCGATTCCACGGCTCGCATCTGGGACATGAGGACCAAGGCCAATGTGCACACGCTGACCGGGCACACCAATACGGTGGCTAGTGTGGTGGCCCAGGCCACCAATCCACAGATCATCACTGGATCCCACGACTCGACCGTGCGCCTGTGGGATCTAGCTGCCGGCAAGAGCGTCTGCACCCTGACCAACCACAAGAAGTCTGTGCGCAGCGTTGTGCTGCATCCATCGTTGTACATGTTCGCCTCCGCCTCGCCCGACAACATCAAGCAGTGGCGCTGTCCCGAGGGCAACTTCGTGCAAAATATCTCCGGCCACACGGCCATTGTCAACTGTATGGCGGCCAATAACGATGGTGTGCTCGTCTCTGGCGGCGACAACGGCACCATGTTCTTCTGGGACTGGCGCACCGGCTACAATTTCCAGCGATTCCAGGCCCCCGTCCAGCCCGGCTCCATGGACAGCGAGGCGGGTATATTTGCCATGTGCTTCGACCATTCGGGCACGCGTCTTATCACCGCTGAGGCGGACAAGACAATCAAGGTGTACAAGGAGGATGACGAGGCCAGCGAGGAGACGCATCCAGTCAACTGGCGGCCAGATCTGCTGAAGCGTCGCAAGTTCTAA
- the Lsm12a gene encoding LSM12 homolog A isoform X2 gives MAAATATAGNAVNDCFSIGSTVMCTTCFNEEVEGEVLAFDHNTKMLILKCRSKTTEELSDIYALNLSLCSNVQVIKECNGNFVDDPQKLNLEQVKMRLRKTVERRQDYLKSQNADVSSEAQELYRAIAKQYGYNEVSWQGLNIQILNEVTISPPYRVDNVVSSSNNETSCNYIKRIIKQFFNSRTSGAQDSTSNAAASTSSASVSPTSSSLSSSNAASGSPVPAN, from the exons ATggccgctgccactgcaaccGCCGGTAATGCAGTGAACGACTGCTTCAGCATTGGATCCACAGTGATGTGCACAACCTGTTTCAATGAGGAAGTGGAGGGCGAGGTTCTCGCCTTCGATCATAACACAAAGATGCTTATCTTGA AATGCCGTTCGAAGACAACGGAGGAGCTGAGTGATATCTATGCGTTGAATCTTTCGCTATGCAGCAACGTGCAGGTGATCAAGGAGTGCAACGGGAACTTCGTCGATGATCCGCAGAAGTTAAATCTGGAACAG GTTAAAATGCGGCTGAGGAAAACAGTGGAACGTCGTCAGGACTATCTCAAGTCCCAGAACGCTGACGTTAGCTCAGAAGCACAAGAACTTTATAGAGCGATAGCCAAACAATATGGG TACAATGAAGTATCATGGCAGGGACTGAACATACAGATCCTTAACGAAGTCACCATTTCGCCACCGTACCGAGTGGACAACGTAGTATCGAGTTCAAACAACGAAACCTCGTGCAACTACATTAAGCGCATC ATCAAACAGTTCTTCAACTCCCGAACTTCGGGGGCACAGGATAGTACTTCCAATGCTGCGGCCAGCACTTCGTCAGCGTCGGTCTCCCCAACATCCTCATCTCTGTCATCGAGTAATGCTGCTTCTGGGTCGCCGGTTCCCGCTaactaa
- the Lsm12a gene encoding LSM12 homolog A isoform X1 gives MAAATATAGNAVNDCFSIGSTVMCTTCFNEEVEGEVLAFDHNTKMLILKCRSKTTEELSDIYALNLSLCSNVQVIKECNGNFVDDPQKLNLEQVSSNVKMRLRKTVERRQDYLKSQNADVSSEAQELYRAIAKQYGYNEVSWQGLNIQILNEVTISPPYRVDNVVSSSNNETSCNYIKRIIKQFFNSRTSGAQDSTSNAAASTSSASVSPTSSSLSSSNAASGSPVPAN, from the exons ATggccgctgccactgcaaccGCCGGTAATGCAGTGAACGACTGCTTCAGCATTGGATCCACAGTGATGTGCACAACCTGTTTCAATGAGGAAGTGGAGGGCGAGGTTCTCGCCTTCGATCATAACACAAAGATGCTTATCTTGA AATGCCGTTCGAAGACAACGGAGGAGCTGAGTGATATCTATGCGTTGAATCTTTCGCTATGCAGCAACGTGCAGGTGATCAAGGAGTGCAACGGGAACTTCGTCGATGATCCGCAGAAGTTAAATCTGGAACAGGTGAGCAGCAAC GTTAAAATGCGGCTGAGGAAAACAGTGGAACGTCGTCAGGACTATCTCAAGTCCCAGAACGCTGACGTTAGCTCAGAAGCACAAGAACTTTATAGAGCGATAGCCAAACAATATGGG TACAATGAAGTATCATGGCAGGGACTGAACATACAGATCCTTAACGAAGTCACCATTTCGCCACCGTACCGAGTGGACAACGTAGTATCGAGTTCAAACAACGAAACCTCGTGCAACTACATTAAGCGCATC ATCAAACAGTTCTTCAACTCCCGAACTTCGGGGGCACAGGATAGTACTTCCAATGCTGCGGCCAGCACTTCGTCAGCGTCGGTCTCCCCAACATCCTCATCTCTGTCATCGAGTAATGCTGCTTCTGGGTCGCCGGTTCCCGCTaactaa
- the Chrac-16 gene encoding chromatin accessibility complex 16kD protein, giving the protein MVEPKTTAPHQRTPTAETVLPLSRVRTIMKSSMDTGLITNEVLFLMTKCSELFVQHLAREAYAASCSKETSDTLKYEHLSQLVNKSSNLEFLLQIVPEKIRVHTFQEMLRLNRSGATSDDDDDDSESESESESDE; this is encoded by the coding sequence ATGGTCGAGCCGAAAACTACAGCACCGCACCAACGGACCCCCACTGCCGAGACCGTTCTCCCCCTCAGCCGGGTGCGGACAATCATGAAGAGCTCGATGGACACCGGCTTAATCACGAACGAAGTGCTGTTCCTGATGACCAAATGTAGTGAGCTCTTTGTGCAGCATTTGGCGCGAGAAGCCTACGCGGCCTCTTGTTCCAAGGAGACAAGTGACACCCTCAAGTATGAGCATCTCTCTCAGCTGGTGAACAAGAGCTCGAATCTCGAGTTTCTTCTGCAAATTGTTCCAGAGAAGATACGTGTGCACACATTCCAAGAAATGCTAAGGCTAAATCGTTCCGGCGCCACCagcgatgatgacgatgatgactcTGAATCCGAATCTGAGTCCGAATCGGATGAATGA